From Granulimonas faecalis:
CCGCTGGCTCGTGGACTTCAAGGTGGCCGACCGCGACCGCTCCGTCGGGGTCTGCCGCATCGACCCGGAGGTGCGCGACCGCAACCTGGCGCACCTCCGGGGGCTCGGCGCCGACGTCGTGGCCCGGATGCCCATCGTCCCCGGCCACACGGACTCCCCGGAGAACGTGGCCGCCAACCTCGACGCTGTGGGGGCCGCCGGTCTCACCCGCGTGGACGTGCTGCCGTTCCACCAGCTCGGCAGCGCCAAGTACGACTCCCTGGGGCTCGACTACGCCATGGGGAACGTCTCACAGCTCTCCGAGGCCGACGTCGCCTGGGTGGTCGACGAGGCCCGCGCCCGCGGCCTGGACGCCCGCGTCCGTGGGGAGTGAGGCTGGTATATATATCTGTTCGTAGCATATAATCGTTTCGTTCGTAAACAGCTATCATAAGGCCAGTGTAGAAAACCCAGGCCGGGACCAGAAAGGGAAGACCATGGAACTCATCCTCGACACCGCCGACATCGACGCCATCCGCGAGCTCAACGAGGTCTACACCGTCGACGGCGTGACCACCAACCCCACCATCATCACCCGGAGCGGTAAGACCTTCGAGGAGGTCCGCGACGGCATGCTCGAGGTGCTGGCGCCCGAGCAGAAGCTGTTCATCCAGGTGGTATCCACGGACTTCGACGGCATCATGGCCGAGGCCCGCTACATCTGCGCCCTGCGCCCCGAGAACACCTACGTCAAGATCCCGGTGACCCACGAGGGCATGCGCGCCATCAAGGCCTGCAAGGCCGAGGGCCTGGGGGTCCTGGCCACCGCCATCTACTCCGCCAGCCAGGGCTTCATGGCCGCCAAGAACGGCGCCGACTACCTGGCTCCCTACGTCAACCGCATGTGCAACCTGGGCGACGGCGTGGGCGAGGTCGTGCGCCTGCAGGCCATGCTCGACCAGGCCCGCATGGACACCCGCATCGTGGCCGCCTCGTTCAAGAACGTGGAGCAGGTCAACGAGCTGCTCGAGAACGGCATCGAGGCCGTGACCGTCCCCGTGGACGTGGCCTGGAACATGCTCGACATCCCCAGCACCCCCATGGCCGTGGACGAGTTCACCCGCAACTGGGACGCCGCCTACGGCCGCAAGACCCTGCTGGCCTAGCCGCTCTGTCCCACCGGTCGGACACTTCTGTCCCAATGGTCGGGCACTTGTGTCCCACAAGGGTTTGATGTCGAGGGGCCCCGACGCGCCGAAGCGTCGGGGCCCCTCGACCGTGCGTCGGGTACGGAGATGCGCCGTGCGGGTGGGTGGGGCGACAGGTGCCGTCGTCCCCTCGTCACGTCACAGCTTGGCGGGCACGCCGTGCTCGGCTGCGGCCTGCTCGGCCAGTTGGGCCTTGACCGCAGGCATCGTCTCCAGCTCGTAGGGCGTCATCTGGTAGACGTAGTTGAGCCAGTTGCGCCACAGCAGGTTGGCGTGGGCGCGCCAGGTGAAGATCGGCTGGCGCTCCGGGTCGTCGTCGGGGAAGTAGTTCTCCGGCAGCTGGATGGGCAGCCCCGCCTTGAAGTCGCGCCAGTACTCGCCGGCCAGGGTGTCGCGGCCGTACTCAAAGTGCCCGAGCACGTACACCTCGAAGAAGTGGGGCGTGGCCACGAGGGCCGGGCCGCTCGTGAAGCCGCGGGAGAGCACCTGCAGGGACGGGTCGGCCTCGATGGCGTTGGGGTCGCTCGTGGCGTGGCGCGAGTGGGGCATGTTGTGCACCTCGTCGAACCCGTTGGTGAGGAAGTTGTACTCGTCGCACAGGCGCTGCGGGAACACGCCGAAGAGCTTGGCCCCCAGCAGGCGCTTGGGCACGCCGTGCAGGTGGTAGAGGCCGGCCATGGCGCCCCAGCACAGGTACATGGTGGAGAACACGTGTGTCTGGGCCCAGTCCATGATCTTGCAGAGCTCGTCCCAGTAGTCCACATCCTCGAAGGCCATCTGCTCCACGGGCGCGCCGGTGATCACGAGGCCGTCGTAGTAGCCGTCGCGGAAGGCGTCGAACGTCTCGTAGAACTTCACCAGGTGGTCCTGGCTCACATGGGTGGACTCGTGGCTGGAGACGCGCATGAAGTCGACGTCCACCTGCAGCGGGCTCTTGGAGATGAGCCGCAGGATCTGGGTCTCCGTCTCCACCTTGGTAGGCATGAGGTTGAGGATGACCACGCGCAGCGGGCGGATGTCCTGGTTGGAGGCGACCTCCTCCTCCAGGGCGAAGATGCGCTCCTGCCGCAGGATCTCCTTGGCGGGCAGGCCGTCGGCGACTTTGATGGGCATGGGACCTCCGGCGCTCTGGCTGAACGTTGGTTGACAGGGACCCATGCTATCAGGTGCGCCTCCGGACTTGCGGCTCTTACCGATTGTGGGAGATCGGGCCTTGCGGGTTGTTTGCCAAAAAATAATATTCAGTCCTATTTTAAAGGACTAACGGTAAGAAATAATGCTATAAATGAGGTAGAAGAAGGATAATTAGCTGATAGCTAAGAGAGGAGGTCGTAAGCATTCTCCGATGGTTTATGCATTATGAAAAGGAGAGAATAATGAAGAAAAGGATTCTGATCCTCCCCTTGTTGGCTGCCGCGGCGCTCTGTTGCGGCACTTTTGTCGTCACTCCTGCGATGGCCTCTGAGGCCATCGCCCCCTTTGCTCAGGAATCTCCTGCTAGGCGCCCCACCATGCAGGCAACCCAGACGCTCTATTACAACTGTGGTGCTCGCATTTGGGTTACCTACACTATCTTGTCGGACAAAATCAGCGGGATTTTGTCCTATCAGGTGACCACCCAGCCCACATCCTCCCAGAACTATTCCGTGAGTTACAGGGCGGTTGATGGTGGGGCTCGCCATGACTTCACTATTCGGTACACCTTCGCAGACGGAAGTGTGCACACCGAGACGAAGTGCCTTCTTCCTTAAGTTGGGAGGGATACCATGAAGCGCAATGGTGCAAGGTCGCGTGCGCTGCTTCTTTTTGGCTTCGGTTCGCTCCTTCTCCTTGGGGCAGCGACGGTGGCGCTTGCGAGCAATGCGCCCCAGTTTGTCACCCAGTCTCCTGCTAACGAGTGTGCTCCGGGCGTCGCGCAGTTCAAAGGCCGCGTCACTCATGTGGGAAACGGGCGCATCGTGCTCGAAGACCCGCGAGTATTGACCCACGACCCCATCCCGGAGGACGAGGAGCCCTTCAGGGTCTTCATGGTGGATGGCTCCACGTTGGTCACCGATGCGCGCGGCAACTCCATTGATTTGGAATGCCTAGAACCCTTGTCTTGGGCTTTGGTCGAGGTCTCTTCGGGCCAAGAGAACGAGAGGTATTCCACGGCGCTTCGCATATGTGCTGTTGACCTTCAGACGCATCTGGATGCCATGGAGGAGCCGGCTGTAGAACACTAGGTGCAAGCGAGTGATTTTAAGCCCGCCGCCCACTGTCCTGGGCGGCGGGCTTTTCGTCCTGCCGTACCGACCCGTGTGCCGTGGGCAGCCCTCGTGCAAATTGGCTGGTCTCGCGCGTGGCTGCGGCGCGTTTGTCCCATACTGGAGAACATGTCTACTTCATTTGCCGAGCTCGGGCTCACAGAGCAGATTCTCTCGGGCGTCGACGCCCTCGGTTTCACCCAGCCCACCCCTGTGCAAGCCGACGCTATCCCCTGCGTTCTTGCAGGTCACGACGTCGTGGCCTCCGCCCAGACCGGCACGGGCAAGACGGCCGCCTTCGTGTTGCCGGTGCTCCAGCGTATCGCCCAGAGCGCCCAAGCCGATAAACGCCCCGCCGGTGCCACGGCGCCCCAGGCCCTCGTGGTCACCCCCACGCGCGAGCTGGCCCAGCAGATCGAGGACGTCGCCTCGGTGGTGTGCGGCAAGACCGGCCAGCACGCCGTCATCGTCATGGGCGGGGCGCGGTTCGAGAGCCAGCTCAAGAAGCTCGAGAAGGGCTGCGACCTGCTCGTGGCCACCCCGGGGCGCCTCATCGACCTCATGGAGCGCAGGCTCGTGGACCTCGACGCCGTGGAGGTGCTCGTCCTCGACGAGGCCGACCGCATGCTCGACATGGGCTTCTGGCCCAGCGTCCGCCGCATCATCCACGCGCTGCCCGAGGAGAAGCAGACGCTGCTCTTCTCGGCCACCCTCCCGCCGTCCATCTCGTCGACGGTGAACGCGCTGCTCCACGACCCCGACGTCATCGAGATCGCCCGGGTGGGCGAGACGGCCGCCACGGTGGAGGAGGCCCTCATGCCCGTGGTCCAGGGCCAGAAGACGCCGCTTCTGGAGGAGCTCGTGCGCCGCGACGACTTCGAGCGGGTGCTCGTGTTCTGCCGCACCAAGGCGCGAGTTGACCAGCTGGAGCGCTCCCTCAAGAACGCCGGCTTCAAGGTGGACGTCATGCACGCCGACCGCCCCCAGAAGGCCCGTGAGCGCGCGTTGGAGCGCTTCCGCGACGGGCGCGTGCGCATCCTCGTGGCCACCGATGTCATGAGCCGCGGCATCGACGTCTCGGGCATCGACGCCGTGGTCAACTACGACGTGCCGTTGGACCCGGAGGACTACGTGCACCGCATCGGCCGCACGGGCCGCGCCGGCGCCACGGGCCACGCCTACACCTTTGTGGCCCCCGACGAGATCAGCCCCCTGCGCGAGATCGAGTACTTCACGAAGAAGCTCGTGCCGGTGGCCGACCTCGAGGGTTTCGAATATGCCGCCGGGCGCATCGTGCCCAACCCCCGCCGCTCCACGGTGAAGCCCCGGCGCACGATGTTCTCGGGCTCCCGGTCCCGCGGACGCGGCCCCTCGGGTGGGCGGTTCGGCCGCCACTCGTAGCGGCCACGTCGGATGTGACAGCGGTGCCTGGCCCATCTGTCACTTAGCCTCTTGAGAATCTGATTGTCCTGCCCGCGGTGTTTGCCGCGCGCGGCCCGCGACCCCGGAGGAACCATGAAGCAGCTGCGCCCATACCCCCAGGCGGTCGTCACCAAGAAGGCCGCCCGGGCCATCTCGGCGGGACACCCCTGGGTCTTCGAGGGAGAGGTCCGCTCCCTGGAGCCGTCGCCGGCCACCGGGGAGGCGGCCACCAACGGCTGTGTGGTGGACGTGCGCGAGGAGAAGGGCACCTATCTTGGCACGGGTCTGCTTTCCGAGCAGAGCAAGATCCGCGTGCGGCTGGTCACCCGCAACGCCAACGACCGCGTGGACGACGCCTTCTGGCGCCGCAAGGCTGCCTGGGCCTGGGACTACCGCGAGTGCGTCATGGGCGCCCGGGCCCTCCCCGGCGCAGAGCCCGACACCAACTGCTGCCGCGTGGTCTTCTCCGAGGCGGACGGCTTCCCGGGCCTTACGGTGGACCGCTATGAGGACGTGCTCGTCTCGCAGGTGGGCACTGTGGGCATGGAGCGCCTCCGCCCCACGGTGTGCCCCGCGCTCCTCGACACCCTTCGCGGCCGCGGCCAGGCCATCCGCGGCATCTACGAGCGCAACGACATCGCCAGCCGTGCCAAGGAGGGGCTGCCGTCCTACACCGGCTGGTGGCCCGAGCCCGGTGCCTGCGACCCCGGCGAGCCCTCCGTGGTGGCGCGCGAGAACGGCGTCGCTTACGCCCTTGACCTCGTGCACTCCCAGAAGACGGGCTTCTTCCTCGACCAGAAGTACAACCGCCGCGCGGTCCGCGACATCGCGGCCGGCCGCCGCGTGCTCGACTGCTTCTCCCATGTGGGCCCGTTCGGTCTCAACGCCGCGGCGGGAGGGGCGGCTTTTGTGCGCTGCGTGGACATATCGCAGGCGGCGTGCGACCTGGCCGCCGCCAATGCCCGTCTGAACGGCCTCGAGGACGTCATGGGCTTCACCTGCGCCAACGTCTTCGAGTACCTGGACGCCCTCATCGCCGACAAGCGCCGCCGCACCGAGGAGGGCGGCCCCTTCGACCTCATTGTTTTGGACCCGCCGGCCTTCACCAAGAGCCGCAAGAACGTGTCCGCCGCCGCCCGCGGTTACCGCGAGATCAACAACCAAGCCCTGCGCCTGCTGCCCCGCGGCGGCTACCTGGCCACGTGCAGCTGCTCCCACTTCATGGACGCCGACCGCCTCAAGGATGCCGTCGCCCAGGCGGCCCACGACGCCAACGTGCAACTCCGCCAGGTGGAGGAGCGCCAGCAGGCCCCCGACCACCCCATCGTCTGGGGCATCCCCGAGACCCACTACCTGGACTTCCTGATCTTCCAGGTGGTGTAGGGCTCCGCGCCCGCCTCTGTCTCCAGCTCTCTGTGCCAGGTCATCCCTCTACCTGATTCTGCGTCTGACCTGCGCCTGAAATCGATTGAGGGCACCCTTAATCGCCTTCAGGCCAGCGGTGGTCCAGCCGTGGGAGATCCGTGATGCTGCTGAAAGGACTGGCCGTAAATAATTAGAACACGTCCAATCAAAGAAGGGAGATGCAAGATGTCCAGTGGCGGTTTGAGTGAGCGGTTGGCGCTTTCGAGGTACGGGAGGCGCGAGTTTCTCCAGATTCTTTCCCTTGCTGCGGCAGGGGCCCTTCTCCCCTGCCCCAAGGTGTCAGAGGCTGCAGAGATGCGCCGCGCGCGTCTCGAAGAGGTCTTGGACACCTACTGTGAAATGTAATTATAAAACATAGTAATTAAAGTCGATTGATGAATAACGGTTCAACGAAGGGGGCCACCATGGCATCCGTCCTCTATGTGGAAGACGAAGTGCGGTTGGCCTCCCTCGTTGGCCGCTATCTTGCGCGGGCGGGCCATGATGTGCGGCTCCTCTCCACTGGGGAGGAGCTCATTGAATCCATAGGGACGGTACCTTGCGACCTCGTTCTCCTTGACTTGGGGCTGCCCGGAATGGATGGTCTGACGGTCATAGGTCGCGTTCGCGAACGCTCTTCAGTTCCACTTGTGGTACTTACCGCTCGGAGCGCCGACCTCGACTGCACTCAGGCAATTGCTACCGGTGCGGACCTCTTTTTGTCCAAGCCGTTCCGCCCCATGGTGCTTGTTTCCCATGTGGATGCGTTGCTTCGGCGTGCGGCACAGGGTCCGGCGACGGCTAGCCTTTCCTACGGCGATCTGAGGGTGGACCCCGTCACCGGGGATTTCCTGTGCCGAGGGGTGCGGCTTCTCTTGGCCCCGCGGGAACGGAGACTGCTGCTTGTCCTCATGTCAAACGACGGGAGTGCAAAGACCCGTGAGCACCTAGCTTCTGCAGTCTGGGGCTCTAGGGCCGGCAGCTCCCATGCGATGGATGAGTCTGTGCGACGCCTTCGTCGGGCTTTGGAGGATGCCGGGTCCGCTGTGCAGGTTTGCACTTTGTGGGGAAGGGGTTTTTGCTTGGAGGGGTCAGATGAAAGGGATGCCCAATGAAGTCGAATCGAAGCAATCAGGTCTCCCCAAAAACACGGTCTTCTCTGGACCGTCTCATGGATTTGGCCCGATGGACGCCGTTCGTGGCCGCTGTTATCGTGCTCCTTTATGCGCTGTTGGCGACTGGGCTTGTTAACGTACAGGCTCGACGCTCCCTTATGGCGGCGCAAAATACCGCGGTTTTGGGCCTGGGCTATCCGCCTTACCACATGGGGCCTGTAACCGACATTACCTATAGCGGGCCGGACTCGGCCGGCATGCTCCAAGTGAACCTGTTCTCCCATATCCTCCATGACCAAGAGGCGGGCACCCTCGTCATGGACGAGATAAGGCCTTACGAAGATGGCTTGGTGAGCGGCTGGTACTACGCGTTCGACGGCGACCTTTTCTCTTTTGAGACCGGCGGCCTGTGGGCATGTTGGGTGGATACCACCTTTCCCGTTTTTGCCGTCCGTGCATCCACAGCAGTCTTGGCTGCTATGGCTGCCCTTGCGTCCCTTGCTGTGCGCCACGCCTGCAGGCAGGCCCGAGGCGCGCTGGCGGGGGAGCGCGACCGCGCGAGGCATGCGTTTTCGCGGGCATCCCATTCGATGAAGGCGCCTTTGGCCGTGATTCAAGGGTGTGCAGATGGCCTTGAAGACGGCGTAGTGAATCGGGACGAGGCTGTGGCGGCCATATCGGATGAGGTTCGCCGTGCCGCGGCCATGGCAAACCAGGTATTGCAAAAAGCACTGGTGGAGGAGGGTGCCGTTGGTCCGGATTTGAATCGGCGAAAGGTATGCGACTTGCTCGATGCCGTCGCTCCTCATTTAGAGGGCGTCAGGATAGAACAAAAGTCGGTGCCCGATGAGGCTACAGCTATCTGTGATGAGGATTATATCATTGCTCTATTTAATATATTGGAAGGAGGGGGCTGCTCTTCTGTAGTGGCCTCTTGGGAGGGTGGCGCACTTTCCCTTGCAGCGGCGCTGGACGACACGGCGACTATGCCCGAGGGCTACGGGCTTGGGCTCGACCTTGCTGCGTTGCTCGTCGAGCAGCAAGGAGGAGCTTTTGACGTCAGCAAGGAGGATGGTCGCGTTCGGGTGAAGATTACTCTCTGTCCTTAACCCCTCGTCTCTGCTTTCAGGCGGAGGGGGGTGCGCCGTCAGTCGCAGGGTCCGCGAGTGCCGAGACGAGCGTGCTTGCGGCCTTTGCCGCGTCCCGCCGCGCCTCCTTCGCCGCCCGCCGCCGTGCGCGGAAGAACTCCCGCAGCATCCCGGCGCACTCCTCCTCCAGCACGCCGCCACAGACCTCGAACGCGTGGTTGAGGCGCGCATCGCCGCTCACGTCGTAGAGGGTCCCCACGGCCCCGCCCTTGGGGTCGGGGGCGCCAAAGACGCAGCGGTCCACTCGCGCGTTCACCATGAGGCCGGCGCACATGAGGCAGGGCTCCAGGGTCACGTACACGGTGCAGCCGGTGAGCCGCCAGCGGTCCAGGGCCTGCGCGGCGGCCACCATGGCCGAGAACTCCGCGTGGGCGCTGGGGTCGCGGTCGGTCTCTCGGCGGTTGTGGGCTGCCGCCACGACCTCGCCGTCGCACACCACCACGGCGCCGATGGGCACCTCGCCCTCCTCGGCGGCCTTCGCCGCCTCGCCCAAGGCCAGGGCCATGAACCTCTCGTCTTGGGCCTGAGCTGCAGAAACGTCCACCGGCCGCCTTTCGGTTTGAATCTTGGGGATATGCGGTAGGATAACAGGACCCGGGGAGATGGCAGAGCGGTCGAATGCAGCGGTCTTGAAAACCGCCGGGCGCGCAAACGTCCCGGGGGTTCGAATCCCCCTCTCCCCGCCAGGTACGAGTTCCGCCGGGCCGCGAGCGTGGCCCGTCGTCACCCTCCGGAAGGAGCAACCATGGTCGCCGTCATCGTCATTCTCGTCATCGTGGTCGTGCTGGTGGTCGCCTGCATCTCCATCTACAACGGCATCGTCCAGAAGCGCAACCGCGTGGACAACGCTTGGCAGAACATCGACGCCAACCTGCAGCGCCGCAACGACCTCATCCCCAACCTCGTCGAGGCCGTCAAGGGCTACGCCAAGCACGAGAGCGGCACCTTCGAGGCCGTGACCGAGGC
This genomic window contains:
- a CDS encoding transaldolase family protein, with the protein product MELILDTADIDAIRELNEVYTVDGVTTNPTIITRSGKTFEEVRDGMLEVLAPEQKLFIQVVSTDFDGIMAEARYICALRPENTYVKIPVTHEGMRAIKACKAEGLGVLATAIYSASQGFMAAKNGADYLAPYVNRMCNLGDGVGEVVRLQAMLDQARMDTRIVAASFKNVEQVNELLENGIEAVTVPVDVAWNMLDIPSTPMAVDEFTRNWDAAYGRKTLLA
- a CDS encoding DEAD/DEAH box helicase, whose translation is MSTSFAELGLTEQILSGVDALGFTQPTPVQADAIPCVLAGHDVVASAQTGTGKTAAFVLPVLQRIAQSAQADKRPAGATAPQALVVTPTRELAQQIEDVASVVCGKTGQHAVIVMGGARFESQLKKLEKGCDLLVATPGRLIDLMERRLVDLDAVEVLVLDEADRMLDMGFWPSVRRIIHALPEEKQTLLFSATLPPSISSTVNALLHDPDVIEIARVGETAATVEEALMPVVQGQKTPLLEELVRRDDFERVLVFCRTKARVDQLERSLKNAGFKVDVMHADRPQKARERALERFRDGRVRILVATDVMSRGIDVSGIDAVVNYDVPLDPEDYVHRIGRTGRAGATGHAYTFVAPDEISPLREIEYFTKKLVPVADLEGFEYAAGRIVPNPRRSTVKPRRTMFSGSRSRGRGPSGGRFGRHS
- a CDS encoding class I SAM-dependent rRNA methyltransferase; the protein is MKQLRPYPQAVVTKKAARAISAGHPWVFEGEVRSLEPSPATGEAATNGCVVDVREEKGTYLGTGLLSEQSKIRVRLVTRNANDRVDDAFWRRKAAWAWDYRECVMGARALPGAEPDTNCCRVVFSEADGFPGLTVDRYEDVLVSQVGTVGMERLRPTVCPALLDTLRGRGQAIRGIYERNDIASRAKEGLPSYTGWWPEPGACDPGEPSVVARENGVAYALDLVHSQKTGFFLDQKYNRRAVRDIAAGRRVLDCFSHVGPFGLNAAAGGAAFVRCVDISQAACDLAAANARLNGLEDVMGFTCANVFEYLDALIADKRRRTEEGGPFDLIVLDPPAFTKSRKNVSAAARGYREINNQALRLLPRGGYLATCSCSHFMDADRLKDAVAQAAHDANVQLRQVEERQQAPDHPIVWGIPETHYLDFLIFQVV
- the tadA gene encoding tRNA adenosine(34) deaminase TadA: MDVSAAQAQDERFMALALGEAAKAAEEGEVPIGAVVVCDGEVVAAAHNRRETDRDPSAHAEFSAMVAAAQALDRWRLTGCTVYVTLEPCLMCAGLMVNARVDRCVFGAPDPKGGAVGTLYDVSGDARLNHAFEVCGGVLEEECAGMLREFFRARRRAAKEARRDAAKAASTLVSALADPATDGAPPSA
- a CDS encoding response regulator transcription factor translates to MASVLYVEDEVRLASLVGRYLARAGHDVRLLSTGEELIESIGTVPCDLVLLDLGLPGMDGLTVIGRVRERSSVPLVVLTARSADLDCTQAIATGADLFLSKPFRPMVLVSHVDALLRRAAQGPATASLSYGDLRVDPVTGDFLCRGVRLLLAPRERRLLLVLMSNDGSAKTREHLASAVWGSRAGSSHAMDESVRRLRRALEDAGSAVQVCTLWGRGFCLEGSDERDAQ
- a CDS encoding homoserine O-succinyltransferase → MPIKVADGLPAKEILRQERIFALEEEVASNQDIRPLRVVILNLMPTKVETETQILRLISKSPLQVDVDFMRVSSHESTHVSQDHLVKFYETFDAFRDGYYDGLVITGAPVEQMAFEDVDYWDELCKIMDWAQTHVFSTMYLCWGAMAGLYHLHGVPKRLLGAKLFGVFPQRLCDEYNFLTNGFDEVHNMPHSRHATSDPNAIEADPSLQVLSRGFTSGPALVATPHFFEVYVLGHFEYGRDTLAGEYWRDFKAGLPIQLPENYFPDDDPERQPIFTWRAHANLLWRNWLNYVYQMTPYELETMPAVKAQLAEQAAAEHGVPAKL